One genomic region from Camelus dromedarius isolate mCamDro1 chromosome 17, mCamDro1.pat, whole genome shotgun sequence encodes:
- the RPL14 gene encoding large ribosomal subunit protein eL14, translated as MVLLDSWPLATSRVLGDSSRTSSAVSTKPLPLLAFLKTQRGSGELRHVFPCATVRVRAYVPTNQCPRGRPVQRRGGAAFYTCARSGRPSSFSPNAANMVFRRFVEVGRVAYVSFGPHAGKLVAIVDVIDQNRALVDGPCTQVRRQAMPFKCMQLTDFVLKFPHSARQKYVRQAWEKADINAKWAATRWAKKIEAREKKAKMTDFDRYKVMKARKMRNRLIKLEVKKLQKAALLKASPKKALAGKGAAAAAAAKVPAKKVTTAGKKAPAQKVPAQKAAGQKAAPPPKAQKGQKAPAQKAPAPKASGKKA; from the exons ATGGTCCTGCTCGATTCTTGGCCGCTTGCGACATCTCGAG TCCTAGGAGACTCTTCCCGTACCTCGTCCGCGGTATCAACGAAGCCACTCCCTCTGCTCGCATTCCTGAAAACGCAGCGCGGCTCTGGCGAGCTCCGCCATGTTTTCCCGTGCGCAACCGTGCGCGTACGTGCGTACGTCCCGACCAATCAGTGCCCACGTGGGCGTCCTGTTCAGCGCAGGGGCGGGGCGGCCTTCTACACATGCGCACGGTCGGGTAGGCCTTCTTCCTTCTCGCCGAACGCCGCCAACATG GTGTTCAGGCGCTTCGTGGAGGTTGGCCGGGTGGCCTACGTCTCCTTTGGGCCTCATGCCGGGAAGCTGGTCGCTATTGTAGATGTTATTGACCAGAACAGG GCTTTGGTGGATGGACCTTGCACTCAAGTAAGGAGACAGGCTATGCCTTTCAAATGTATGCAGCTCACTGATTTCGTCCTCAAATTCCCACACAG TGCCCGCCAGAAGTATGTCCGACAAGCCTGGGAGAAGGCAGATATCAATGCAAAGTGGGCAGCCACAAGGTGGGCCAAGAAGATTGAAGCCAGAGAAAAG aaggcCAAGATGACAGATTTTGATCGTTACAAAGTCATGAAGGCAAGGAAAATg agGAACAGACTAATCAAGCTTGAAGTTAAAAAACTTCAAAAGGCAGCTCTCCTGAAAGCTTCTCCCAAGAAAGCACTTGCTGGAAAGGGtgcagctgctgcagctgctgcaaAGGTTCCAGCGAAAAAGGTCACCACTGCAGGCAAGAAGGCTCCAGCCCAGAAGGTTCCTGCTCAGAAAGCTGCAGGCCAGAaggcagcacctcctccaaaagcTCAGAAGGGTCAGAAAGCTCCAGCCCAGAAAGCACCTGCTCCAAAAGCATCTGGCAAGAAAGCATGA